The [Chlorobium] sp. 445 DNA segment TCAGTTTTGGGAACGCTAAATCTTTTGCGCCCAGCATCAGAGGCAACACAAAATTTCCGATGATTGCAGGAATGGATGGAACGATAAAGAGAAAGACCATAATTGCGCCGTGCAGCGTAAAGAGCTGATTATAGGTATCGGGTCCGACCAGCCCGCGCTTCATCACTTCAGCTTGCAAGCCTGCCCCGTGAAACCACAGCTCAAAGCGCAGTACAAGCGCATAGATACCGCCAACTAAGAAAAATGTCATCACTGTAAAGAGATACAGCAAGGCGATACGCTTGTGGTCGAGCGTGTAGATCCACGACCAAATCCCTTTCGGGGAGTTGAGATAATTTCTTGACACTTCACTTGATGTCGTTTTTACTGTACCTGCGACATCGGCTTGTTGCAATGCAGCCATTGTTTCCCTCCTTTATTGATTACTCCTTTTAATTTCAATAGCAAGCATATCTGCTTACTTAAGCGTCTTGATGAATTCAATAAGTGCATCAATTTGTTTGTCCTTCAATAAGCCTTGGTAGGTTGGCATTACAGGCTGATAGCCTGCGACCACTTTCGCATTTGGTTCAAGAATTGATTGGCGGATGTAGTTTTCATCGACCAAGACTTCTGAGCCATCTGCCATCTTATGCTTTTTGCCAAAAATGCCTTTCCAAGTCGGACCAGTATTTGCGCTGCCATCAATGCTGTGACAAGTCGCGCAGGCTTTGGACACATAGAGTTTTGCACCAAACTCCTCAGGTGCCATTTTGCCTCCGCTTTCAGCTTCTTCCAGCCATTTCCTGTATTCTGCTTCGGTCTTGACATGCACTTTGCCAATCATTCCAGAGTGGCTTGTGCCACAGTATTCGGCGCAGAAAATGTCGAACGATCCTTCCTGTGTCGGTGTGAAAGAAATGGTCGTGTAGCGGTTTGGCACAGCGTCCATCTTGATGCGAAATGCCGGCACATAGAAACTGTGAATTACATCTGTGGAAGAAATCAGTGCTTTGATGGGTTTGCCAACAGGCACAACAAGTTCATTGACACTATTTGTCCCGTTCGGGTAATCAAACGCCCAGAACCATTTTTTTCCTGTTATTTTGATTTGCATGGAATTTGCAGGTATCACGCGCATATCCATATAGGAGCTGAATCCCCAGAAGAAAATCATAATGACGAGCACTGTCGGAATCAGCGTCCAAATAATTTCTAAGCGACTGTTATGCGAAATCGAAGATGTGAAGGTAGGTTTTTCACTTTTACGTCGATATTTCCAGAGGTAATACAGTGAGACCAGCGTTACGGCAACGAAAAGAATTGCACTTGCATTGGCAATGAAGACAATCAGTGAGTCAACTTCACGTGCAACGGTTGAGGCTTCAGGCGGTACCCAACTGGTTGATACTTTTGGATTCATAATGCTGCTTTCGGTTTAATTCGTTGGAAGATCTACACTCGGTTTTCCGTTGCGTGCATGCCTGCGGCTTTCACGCATCCAGAATGAGCCTACCACAATCGTTAAGACGATGATTGTCAAGACACCGCCCAGACGCATAATGTTCATAGCGACGGGCACATAACTTCCGGCACTTGCGTCGTAGTGGAAGCAAGAGAGAATCAGCCTATCTATCGTTGAGCCAATTTTCCCCTGCGCAGCTTCAATGAGACCTAGTTTCAAATCAAAATTTTTGTAATTGATGCCATAGACATAGCGCGTAATTTTGCCCTCAGGGGAAAGCAACATAATCACCGCAGGATGAGCATATTCATCGCGCTTGTTGTCATAGAAATACTTGAACCCCACGGCGTCCGCTAGCGCTCTTGAGTGCTCTGATGCACCTGTCAGGAAGAACCATCCTTCTTCTACGCCGGGCTTACCAAAGACTTCTTTGTAGCGCGTCTTTTTTGCCGCTGCAAGCTCTGCGGTCTCTCGGCTATCAATACTGACCGTGAGAATCATGTAATCTTTACCCAA contains these protein-coding regions:
- the coxB gene encoding cytochrome c oxidase subunit II — its product is MNPKVSTSWVPPEASTVAREVDSLIVFIANASAILFVAVTLVSLYYLWKYRRKSEKPTFTSSISHNSRLEIIWTLIPTVLVIMIFFWGFSSYMDMRVIPANSMQIKITGKKWFWAFDYPNGTNSVNELVVPVGKPIKALISSTDVIHSFYVPAFRIKMDAVPNRYTTISFTPTQEGSFDIFCAEYCGTSHSGMIGKVHVKTEAEYRKWLEEAESGGKMAPEEFGAKLYVSKACATCHSIDGSANTGPTWKGIFGKKHKMADGSEVLVDENYIRQSILEPNAKVVAGYQPVMPTYQGLLKDKQIDALIEFIKTLK